A stretch of Pseudolysobacter antarcticus DNA encodes these proteins:
- a CDS encoding flavohemoglobin expression-modulating QEGLA motif protein, translated as MDIAATGNTDSTYYATLDRRLVAAVKGIHLLASVSWPAAAQQQFLQDWRRGNASLPSIVYTTHDYSATRAELASIHTACDAQHPLGDYLRRTISSWRIATELLENLGSAKVTDYSIRLYGKPGDALPGSEVNNVDAARHFISVAHELGEGDLIDQAEYHLSAEQVQATLQKQIDAFFVHHKISVVVDPDLVSKAAAGPTRIRLRSATEFSEYDVHQLLEHEAFVHSLTALNGREQPVLSSLARNSPRITATQEGLATFAELITGQIDIERMQRISLRIVAIDMALRGADFIEVFKFFLGEGQSEQDGFSSAMRVFRGVPLTGGAAFTKDTVYLHGLLSVHTYFRLALKHRRFHVCRNLFAGKMTLMDALRLEPFFEDGTIKAPLYVPHWLSRARGLAGQLAFSLFANRIRMDRVEQEFLARRGNLAETAEEA; from the coding sequence ATGGACATAGCCGCTACCGGCAACACGGATTCCACCTATTACGCCACGCTTGACCGGCGCCTCGTCGCCGCGGTCAAAGGTATTCACCTGCTCGCTTCGGTGAGCTGGCCGGCCGCCGCGCAACAGCAATTTCTGCAGGACTGGCGACGCGGTAATGCAAGCTTGCCGAGCATCGTTTATACGACGCATGACTACAGCGCCACGCGCGCCGAGCTGGCGAGTATCCACACTGCTTGCGATGCGCAACATCCGCTCGGCGATTATCTGCGACGCACGATTTCGTCCTGGCGCATCGCCACCGAGTTGCTGGAAAATCTTGGGTCAGCGAAGGTCACGGACTACTCGATCCGCCTGTACGGCAAGCCCGGCGATGCGTTGCCCGGCAGCGAGGTCAACAACGTCGATGCAGCGCGGCATTTCATTTCGGTCGCACACGAACTCGGCGAAGGCGATCTGATCGATCAGGCCGAATATCATCTCAGCGCCGAACAGGTGCAGGCGACGCTGCAAAAGCAGATCGATGCGTTTTTCGTGCATCACAAGATCAGCGTGGTGGTTGATCCCGATCTCGTATCGAAGGCCGCTGCCGGACCGACCCGGATTCGCTTGCGTTCCGCCACGGAGTTTTCCGAATACGACGTACACCAGTTGCTCGAACACGAAGCCTTTGTGCATTCGCTGACCGCGCTGAATGGTCGCGAACAGCCGGTGCTAAGCAGCCTCGCGCGCAACTCGCCGCGCATCACCGCCACGCAGGAAGGCCTGGCCACGTTCGCCGAACTCATCACCGGGCAGATCGATATCGAACGCATGCAGCGCATCTCGTTGCGCATCGTCGCGATCGACATGGCCTTGCGCGGCGCCGACTTCATCGAAGTGTTCAAGTTCTTTCTCGGCGAAGGCCAGAGCGAGCAGGATGGGTTCAGTTCGGCGATGCGCGTGTTTCGCGGTGTGCCGCTGACCGGCGGCGCCGCGTTCACCAAGGACACGGTATATCTGCACGGTTTGCTTTCGGTGCATACCTATTTCCGGCTCGCGTTGAAACATCGACGTTTCCACGTTTGCCGCAATCTGTTTGCCGGCAAGATGACCTTGATGGATGCGTTGCGGCTCGAACCGTTTTTCGAAGACGGCACGATCAAGGCGCCGCTGTACGTGCCGCACTGGCTCAGTCGCGCGCGCGGGCTGGCCGGGCAACTGGCGTTTTCGTTGTTTGCCAATCGCATCCGCATGGATCGTGTCGAGCAGGAATTTCTCGCGCGTCGCGGCAATCTCGCCGAAACCGCCGAAGAGGCATAA
- a CDS encoding NADP-dependent malic enzyme produces MATAEELKQAALEYHRRAPAGKIKVAPTKSLVTQRDLSLAYSPGVAAACEAIVEDPSQVSSLTARGNLVAVITNGTAVLGLGAIGPLAAKPVMEGKGVLFQKFAGIDVFDIEINELDPDKLVDIIASLEPTFGGINLEDIKAPECFYVERKLRERVKIPVFHDDQHGTAIIVGAAITNALYVVGKKIEDVKLVVSGAGAAGLACLDMLVQLGARYENILVSDKCGVVYTGRVEEMDDNKVRYARETSARTLGEIIDGADIFLGLSAPGVLTQDMVKRMAASPIILALANPTPEILPELVKEVRPDAIMATGRSDYPNQVNNVLCFPYIFRGALDVGATTVNEAMKIACVRAIAELARREMSDVAARAYGGKSLSFGPEYLIPQPFDPRLLVSLAPAVAKAAMDSGVATRPIADLEAYRERLSQFVFRTGFVMKPVFEHAKEDPKRVVYGEGEEEIVLRAVQTVVDEGLARPILIGRPAVIERRIQRIGLRIRPGIDFELCNIDDDPRFHDYATQYHRMMERRGVTPQMAKAFVRSRSSVVAALMVERGEADAVICGVVGRYHQKLRYIRDVFGLDPDVNEPAAMCIVAGDKGVFFFVDTHVQCDPCAEQIATATLQAALRMKLFGIPPKVALLSHSNFGSHDDASARKMRRVLEILRERDPDLEVEGEMHADTALNEEIRTRLFPNSRLSGRANLFVFPNLDSANIAYNMVRELTEGVVIGPILMGVAKPAHVLTSSSTVRRVINMTAIACVEAQLRNGPTQVAAETI; encoded by the coding sequence ATGGCCACTGCCGAAGAACTCAAACAAGCTGCTCTCGAATATCATCGTCGTGCGCCAGCCGGAAAAATCAAGGTCGCGCCGACCAAATCGTTGGTGACACAACGCGATCTGTCGCTCGCTTATTCGCCCGGCGTCGCCGCCGCGTGCGAAGCGATTGTCGAAGATCCGAGCCAGGTTTCCAGCCTCACCGCGCGCGGCAATCTGGTCGCAGTTATCACCAACGGCACGGCCGTGCTTGGACTTGGTGCGATCGGTCCGCTCGCCGCCAAACCGGTGATGGAAGGCAAGGGCGTCCTGTTCCAGAAATTCGCTGGCATCGATGTGTTCGACATCGAGATCAACGAGCTCGATCCCGACAAACTGGTCGACATCATCGCCTCGCTCGAACCGACTTTCGGCGGCATCAATCTCGAAGACATCAAGGCGCCGGAATGTTTTTACGTCGAGCGCAAGTTGCGCGAGCGCGTCAAGATCCCGGTGTTCCATGACGACCAGCACGGCACTGCGATTATCGTCGGTGCGGCGATCACGAATGCGTTGTACGTCGTCGGCAAAAAAATCGAGGACGTCAAACTCGTGGTGTCCGGCGCCGGTGCGGCCGGCCTCGCGTGCCTGGACATGCTGGTGCAGCTCGGCGCGCGTTACGAAAATATTCTGGTCTCGGATAAATGCGGCGTGGTCTACACCGGCCGCGTCGAGGAAATGGACGACAACAAGGTGCGTTACGCGCGCGAAACCTCGGCGCGAACGCTCGGTGAAATCATCGATGGCGCGGATATTTTTCTCGGTCTTTCCGCACCGGGTGTTTTGACCCAGGACATGGTCAAGCGCATGGCGGCGAGTCCGATCATTCTCGCGCTGGCCAATCCGACGCCGGAGATTTTGCCCGAGCTCGTCAAGGAAGTTCGCCCCGACGCGATCATGGCGACCGGACGTTCGGACTACCCGAACCAGGTCAACAACGTCTTGTGTTTCCCATACATTTTTCGCGGTGCCCTGGATGTCGGCGCGACCACGGTCAACGAGGCGATGAAGATCGCCTGCGTGCGTGCGATCGCCGAACTCGCGCGGCGCGAAATGTCGGATGTCGCGGCGCGTGCTTACGGCGGCAAAAGTCTGTCGTTCGGCCCGGAATATCTGATCCCGCAACCGTTCGATCCGCGCCTGCTGGTTTCGCTGGCGCCGGCCGTGGCGAAAGCCGCGATGGACTCCGGCGTGGCGACACGACCGATCGCCGATCTCGAAGCGTACCGCGAGCGTCTGAGCCAGTTTGTATTCCGCACCGGGTTTGTCATGAAGCCGGTATTCGAGCACGCCAAGGAAGATCCGAAGCGCGTGGTCTATGGCGAAGGCGAGGAAGAAATCGTGCTGCGCGCGGTGCAGACCGTTGTCGACGAAGGCCTCGCCCGACCGATCCTGATCGGACGTCCGGCGGTGATCGAGCGGCGCATCCAGCGCATCGGTCTGCGTATTCGTCCTGGTATCGATTTCGAACTCTGCAACATCGATGACGATCCGCGTTTCCACGACTACGCGACGCAATACCATCGCATGATGGAGCGCCGCGGTGTCACCCCGCAAATGGCCAAGGCGTTCGTGCGTTCGCGCTCGAGTGTGGTCGCCGCGCTGATGGTCGAGCGTGGTGAAGCCGATGCGGTGATCTGCGGCGTGGTCGGTCGTTATCACCAGAAACTGCGTTATATCCGCGACGTGTTCGGTCTCGATCCCGACGTCAACGAACCCGCCGCGATGTGCATCGTTGCCGGCGACAAGGGCGTGTTCTTTTTCGTCGATACGCATGTGCAATGCGATCCGTGCGCCGAGCAGATTGCCACGGCGACCTTGCAGGCGGCGCTGCGTATGAAACTGTTCGGCATTCCGCCGAAAGTTGCGCTGTTGTCGCACTCGAATTTCGGCAGCCACGATGATGCTTCCGCGCGCAAGATGCGCCGTGTGCTGGAGATCCTGCGCGAGCGCGATCCCGATCTCGAAGTCGAAGGCGAGATGCATGCCGACACCGCGCTCAACGAAGAAATTCGCACACGCCTGTTCCCGAATTCGCGCCTCAGCGGTCGCGCCAACCTGTTTGTGTTTCCGAATCTGGACTCGGCCAACATCGCCTACAACATGGTGCGCGAACTCACCGAGGGCGTGGTGATCGGGCCGATCCTCATGGGCGTGGCGAAACCCGCACATGTGCTGACATCGTCATCGACGGTGCGCCGAGTGATCAACATGACCGCGATTGCGTGCGTCGAGGCACAGCTGCGCAACGGTCCGACGCAAGTGGCAGCCGAGACGATTTAA